One Brassica napus cultivar Da-Ae chromosome C4, Da-Ae, whole genome shotgun sequence genomic region harbors:
- the LOC125585554 gene encoding uncharacterized protein LOC125585554, translating into MIAQSKPEELNRKKAENPLGNIVGTAAIQAPLSTTSTINPMMTSVSPTSPKPPEPPDYYHKKRVQEAKAPQLQNQKISLKYSDEEKIDELVDSVSVVLDQKEKQVTDHEYKHAEAKLADYYSLSNEYQDDSAKLIKSSNDLELSVERIWEPGGLPTEAAQWYWTEKFSSHCEAFLCPQMQMLTWDPGSFKMLGRETGNNTHWLEDKREAQHKQNEVMKLTSSWHNCLWEPGGSPAEVAHWNWIVSCHEHAVTLELILKLHEPHLQRNTKGEVLELSCSQKFGVEKDVEATVGKWPEKRHRLLFYATLPVLITGNRYSIKSLKVTLSRLLDQNSATMRKMRWLHMIELVCSMMIKLDEKISLKNLEVQVTEEVIRHELLTEHSGASYAKQ; encoded by the coding sequence ATGATTGCACAATCAAAACCAGAAGAGCTGAATCGGAAGAAGGCTGAAAACCCTCTGGGTAATATTGTCGGAACGGCGGCGATACAAGCCCCTTTGTCCACGACCTCTACGATCAATCCGATGATGACATCAGTCTCTCCAACCTCACCGAAACCCCCAGAACCTCCAGATTATTATCATAAGAAGCGGGTTCAGGAGGCTAAAGCTCCACAACTGCAGAACCAAAAGATCTCTCTGAAGTACTCGGATGAAGAGAAGATTGACGAGCTCGTGGACAGTGTCTCTGTAGTTTTGGATCAGAAAGAAAAGCAAGTCACTGATCATGAATACAAGCATGCCGAAGCTAAGCTTGCAGATTATTATTCACTGTCAAATGAATATCAGGATGATTCAGCAAAATTGATCAAATCATCCAACGATCTCGAGCTCTCGGTTGAACGCATATGGGAGCCAGGTGGGTTACCAACTGAAGCAGCTCAGTGGTACTGGACAGAGAAGTTTTCCAGTCATTGTGAAGCATTTCTATGTCCTCAGATGCAAATGCTGACTTGGGATCCAGGGTCGTTTAAGATGTTAGGAAGAGAGACGGGTAACAATACTCATTGGCTAGAAGACAAACGAGAAGCTCAACACAAGCAAAACGAGGTAATGAAACTCACGTCATCTTGGCACAACTGCTTGTGGGAACCTGGTGGATCACCGGCTGAAGTAGCTCACTGGAACTGGATAGTGAGTTGTCACGAACATGCTGTCACGTTGGAGCTTATCCTGAAGTTACATGAGCCACATTTGCAAAGGAATACAAAGGGTGAGGTCCTAGAGTTGTCATGTTCACAAAAGTTCGGAGTTGAGAAAGATGTTGAAGCTACTGTAGGGAAGTGGCCAGAGAAACGTCATAGGTTGTTGTTTTATGCAACACTGCCGGTTTTGATAACTGGAAATAGATACTCCATCAAGAGTTTGAAAGTTACTCTTAGCAGACTTTTGGATCAGAACTCTGCAACTAtgagaaagatgagatggcTTCACATGATAGAGTTGGTGTGTTCAATGATGATAAAGCTTGATGAGAAGATTTCACTGAAAAATCTAGAGGTTCAGGTCACTGAAGAAGTCATCAGACATGAACTCCTTACTGAACATTCTGGAGCCAGCTATGCCAAGCAGTAG
- the LOC111205266 gene encoding uncharacterized protein LOC111205266 → MEKKISVFVMCMIFLSVGSSLMFGGVNCRALQSKPLRDINGQDQSVVAMNVKSSSSSPRPLMRSYGFRLSSGPSRRGRGH, encoded by the coding sequence atggagaagaagattaGTGTGTTTGTTATGTGTATGATATTTTTATCGGTGGGCTCGTCTTTGATGTTTGGGGGAGTTAATTGCAGAGCCCTACAATCAAAGCCATTGAGAGATATCAACGGCCAAGATCAATCGGTGGTGGCCATGAACGTGAAGAGCAGCTCGAGCAGTCCACGTCCTTTGATGAGGAGCTATGGTTTCCGGTTATCGTCTGGACCGAGCAGAAGAGGACGAGGTCACTGA
- the LOC125585874 gene encoding uncharacterized protein LOC125585874 has translation MADGRDGEEVGEPAAQQINLNQVQFEAMMAEITRRMQANYNQRGAAVGAERARIGPRRGPGVVVGGHRIYGEQVQEDSADESDNESQVSQHNRHHNRRRPAADNLGNLKLRIPPFHGKNDPDAYLEWEKKIELVFNCQRFTKERKVRLAATEFCGYAINWWVQIATTRRRNGEPQIASWFEMKTVMKKRFVPTHYGRDLHQKLRRLSQGAKSVEDYHQEMETLILKADLIEGANATMARFQGGLNRDIQDRLELQEYEDMDELLHKAFLIEQENKRKSSAKTPYGSAAKSVYSKNDKSSDKPKEGSSSVEARRDDKGKEPATATRSRNVRCFKCHGIGHYANDCTNKKVMIILANGDVVSEDEKSDQESEDEGVEYPVRGVLLVTRRLLNAQPKAKKDEQRENLFHTRCLIHDKVCSLIIDGGSCTNVASEEMVEKLGLEVYKHPKPYLLQWLNEEGGLKINKQVKVLLSVGRYQDKITCDVVPLEASHIILGCPWQFDKRAVHDGFTNRHTFTHKEKQITLVSKMNLFATVKDIKTAMLEQPNLILVVYKELLMSSTNTDPLIPEEIECLLQEYRDVFQEDNPVGLPPIRGIKHQIDFVPGASIPNRPAYMTNPVETKELQKQVNELLEKGHIRESLSPCAVHVLLVPKKDGSWHMCVDFRSINNITVKYRHPIPRLDDMLDELHGSCVFSKIDLKSNYHQIRMKEGDEWKTAFKTKLGLCEWLVMPFGLTNAPSTFMRLMNHVLRALIGRFVVVYFDDILIYSKTMKEHVDHLRQLLDVLRQENLYANFKK, from the exons ATGGCTGATGGGCGAGATGGAGAGGAAGTAGGAGAACCGGCTGCTCAGCAAATCAACCTCAACCAAGTTCAATTTGAGGCTATGATGGCTGAGATAACTAGAAGAATGCAAGCTAATTACAACC AGAGGGGAGCTGCTGTTGGAGCTGAGAGAGCACGCATAGGGCCTAGAAGGGGACCAGGAGTTGTAGTTGGAGGTCATAGGATCTATGGTGAACAAGTTCAAGAGGATTCAGCTGATGAGAGTGATAATGAATCTCAGGTTAGCCAACACAATAGACACCATAACCGCAGACGACCAGCAGCTGATAATCTAGGCAATCTCAAACTGAGAATACCTCCATTCCATGGCAAGAATGATCCAGATGCCTATTTGGAGTGGGAAAAGAAGATAGAGTTGGTTTTCAATTGCCAGCGGTTTACTAAGGAGAGGAAGGTCAGATTAGCAGCCACTGAATTTTGTGGTTATGCTATAAACTGGTGGGTGCAGATTGCCACTACTAGGAGACGCAATGGAGAGCCTCAGATAGCTTCCTGGTTTGAGATGAAGACTgtgatgaagaagaggtttGTTCCTACTCACTATGGGCGAGATCTTCACCAGAAATTGAGAAGGCTTTCTCAAGGAGCCAAGAGTGTAGAAgactatcaccaggagatggagACACTCATCTTGAAAGCTGACTTGATTGAGGGTGCTAACGCAACTATGGCTAGGTTCCAAGGAGGGTTAAACAGAGATATACAAGACAGATTAGAGCTACAAGAGTATGAGGACATGGATGAGCTATTACACAAAGCTTTTCTGATTGAGCAGGAAAACAAGAGGAAGAGTTCAGCCAAAACTCCATACGGCTCTGCTGCAAAATCAGTGTACTCCAAGAATGATAAGTCATCTGATAAGCCAAAGGAAGGATCTTCATCAGTGGAAGCAAGGCGAGATGACAAGGGCAAAGAACCAGCAACAGCCACTAGGTCCAGGAATGTCAGATGCTTCAAGTGTCATGGGATTGGGCATTATGCCAATGATTGTACCAACAAGAAGGTGATGATAATCCTAGCCAATGGAGATGTGGTTTCTGAAGATGAAAAATCCGACCAGGAGTCTGAGGATGAGGGCGTGGAGTATCCTGTCCGAGGAGTGTTGCTAGTCACCAGGAGACTCCTCAATGCTCAACCTAAAGCCAAAAAGGATGAGCAAAGAGAGAACCTGTTTCACACCAGATGCTTAATCCATGACAAAGTTTGCAGCTTgatcattgatggaggaagcTGTACCAATGTAGCAAGTGAAGAAATGGTGGAGAAATTGGGTCTTGAGGTGTATAAGCATCCTAAGCCATACCTCTTGcaatggctcaatgaagaggGAGGCCTAAAGATCAATAAGCAAGTGAAAGTCTTACTGTCAGTGGGGAGATATCAGGATaagatcacttgtgatgtgGTGCCTCTTGAAGCTAGCCACATTATACTTGGTTGCccttggcagtttgacaagaGGGCAGtacatgatggcttcaccaacagaCACACCTTCACTCACAAGGAGAAGCAGATCACGCTG GTAAGTAAGATGAACCTCTTTGCTACTGTTAAAGATATCAAAACTGCTATGCTTGAACAACCAAATCTGATATTAGTAGTTTACAAGGAGTTGTTGATGTCTTCTACTAACACTGACCCTCTGATTCCAGAAGAGATTGAGTGTCTTTTGCAGGAGTATAGGGATGTCTTTCAAGAGGATAATCCAGTTGGCTTACCACCGATTAGAGGTATTAAACATCAAATTGACTTTGTACCAGGAGCTTCCATTCCAAACCGGCCAGCATACATGACAAACCCTGTTGAGACAAAGGAGCTCCAGAAACAAGTCAATGAACTCTTGGAGAAAGGCCACATCAGGGAAAGCTTGAGTCCTTGTGCTGTACATGTGCTACTggtgcctaagaaagatgggagctggcacATGTGTGTGGACTTCAGatccatcaacaacatcacagTTAAGTACAGACATCCTATCCCACGCTTAGATGATATGCTAGATGAGTTACATGgttcatgtgtcttttctaaaattgatttaaagagtAATTACCACCAgattagaatgaaagaaggagatgagtggaaaactgcttttaaaactaagcTAGGATTGTGTGAATGGCTTGTCATGCCTTTTGGccttactaatgcacctagtacattcatgaggtTAATGAACCATGTCTTGAGAGCACTGATAGGTCGATTTGTTGTGGTGTATTTTGATGATATACTGATTTATAGCAAGACCATGAAAGAACATGTTGATCATTTGAGACAACTGTTAGATGTGCTTAGGCAAGAGAATCTGTATGCTAACTTTAAGAAATGA